A window of the Scytonema millei VB511283 genome harbors these coding sequences:
- a CDS encoding MlaE family lipid ABC transporter permease subunit: MSEVRPSSFLGVWSQRLLAAILLGGQVLIHLLQGRIHRRNTVEQMAAVGPDSLLIALITAVFVGAVFTIQVAREFIRFGAGTTVGGVLALALTRELAPVLTAVVLAGRVGSAFAAEIGTMRVTEQIDALYMLKTDPIDYLVIPRVLACCVMLPILTLLSAITGMIGGLAIATNLYRLSQSVFIDSARNFLDVWDVTSALIKGAVFGATIAIIGCSWGLTTTGGAKGVGQSTTAAVVTALLSIFIMNFFLSWVMFQGLGRSTL; this comes from the coding sequence TTGAGCGAAGTCAGACCAAGTTCTTTCCTGGGGGTATGGAGTCAGCGATTGCTGGCAGCAATTTTACTAGGCGGGCAAGTCCTAATTCACTTGCTCCAAGGTAGGATTCATCGCCGAAATACTGTAGAACAGATGGCAGCAGTGGGACCGGACTCATTGCTAATCGCCCTCATCACAGCAGTGTTTGTCGGCGCAGTTTTTACAATTCAAGTAGCGCGGGAATTTATTCGATTTGGAGCTGGGACAACAGTTGGCGGGGTCTTAGCTCTTGCCTTAACTCGGGAACTCGCACCTGTATTAACAGCTGTAGTTCTTGCAGGGCGAGTTGGTTCCGCATTTGCGGCGGAAATTGGTACGATGCGTGTCACAGAGCAGATTGACGCTCTTTATATGCTCAAAACCGATCCAATTGATTATCTGGTCATTCCGCGCGTGTTAGCCTGCTGCGTCATGCTGCCAATTTTGACCCTATTATCTGCAATTACAGGTATGATTGGCGGCTTAGCGATCGCAACCAACTTGTATCGCCTATCTCAGAGCGTATTTATTGATTCAGCCCGCAATTTCTTAGATGTCTGGGATGTTACCAGTGCCTTAATCAAAGGTGCTGTTTTCGGAGCAACGATCGCAATTATTGGATGCAGTTGGGGTTTGACAACCACAGGAGGAGCAAAGGGAGTCGGACAATCAACTACAGCTGCTGTAGTCACGGCGCTACTATCGATCTTCATCATGAACTTTTTCTTATCTTGGGTCATGTTTCAAGGCTTGGGGCGATCGACGTTGTGA
- a CDS encoding DUF2811 domain-containing protein: protein MSATVSILTEIPESLHESMQNYLETHPDWDQDRVFAAALSLFLLQNSNGDRRAARVYLETLFHHS, encoded by the coding sequence ATGTCCGCCACCGTTAGCATTTTGACTGAAATTCCCGAGTCATTACACGAATCAATGCAAAATTACTTAGAAACCCATCCTGATTGGGATCAAGACCGAGTGTTTGCAGCAGCATTATCGCTATTTTTGCTACAAAACAGTAATGGCGATCGCCGTGCCGCTAGAGTCTATCTAGAAACCCTATTTCATCACTCTTGA
- a CDS encoding CPP1-like family protein: protein MIEQSPYDKLGVSEDATFDEIQEARTRLVQQCSNDQQLLEAVEAAYDAILMERLRLRQEGKIKVPEGIRFAETAIQSPPKEVSSPAPQAPAWLQGIQDKPSLTEILMPGVLYLGLSCIGVFYSAVSAQILQFLLIVGVCSSLYFLYRKEQKFGRAVLLTATGLIVGLIGGGLIGSLLQTQIASIVTVEQFSTILTFMLLWVISSFLR, encoded by the coding sequence ATGATCGAGCAAAGTCCCTACGACAAACTTGGGGTATCAGAAGACGCGACATTCGACGAGATCCAAGAAGCTCGCACTCGCCTCGTGCAACAGTGCAGCAACGACCAGCAGTTGTTGGAGGCGGTGGAAGCAGCTTATGATGCCATTCTAATGGAGCGTTTGCGACTGCGCCAAGAAGGAAAGATTAAGGTTCCAGAAGGTATCCGCTTCGCTGAGACGGCTATCCAATCTCCCCCTAAAGAAGTCTCATCGCCTGCACCCCAAGCCCCAGCGTGGCTGCAAGGTATACAAGACAAGCCTAGCTTGACTGAGATTCTCATGCCTGGAGTGCTGTACTTAGGGTTGAGCTGTATTGGAGTGTTTTATAGCGCTGTCAGCGCTCAAATCTTGCAGTTTTTGTTAATCGTTGGTGTTTGTTCGAGCCTCTATTTTCTCTATCGGAAAGAACAAAAATTTGGTCGAGCAGTACTGCTAACAGCCACGGGTTTGATTGTTGGTTTAATTGGTGGTGGACTGATCGGCAGTTTGTTGCAAACCCAGATTGCCAGCATTGTAACAGTAGAACAATTTTCTACTATCCTAACTTTTATGTTGTTGTGGGTGATTTCTAGCTTTCTACGCTGA
- a CDS encoding L-threonylcarbamoyladenylate synthase, protein MPQVSITELVAGVRAGCVVSFPTDTVPALAALPERAELIFATKQRSQDKPLILMGAKAEDVWDYVVGTEADWQVWQQVAARYWAGALTLVLPASDRVPKAMNPTDPTTIGVRVPQSAIAREILAQTGPLATTSANLSGQPPLETMTEIAAQFPDVLSLQISDVSGIGVPSTVAKWMGSGWVILRQGAVVLEI, encoded by the coding sequence ATGCCCCAAGTTTCAATTACAGAACTGGTTGCTGGTGTCCGCGCTGGTTGCGTGGTTAGCTTTCCTACTGATACCGTTCCTGCATTGGCAGCTTTACCCGAACGAGCCGAGCTAATTTTTGCCACCAAACAGCGCAGTCAAGATAAGCCGTTGATTTTGATGGGAGCAAAGGCAGAAGATGTGTGGGATTACGTGGTGGGAACGGAAGCAGATTGGCAAGTTTGGCAACAGGTAGCGGCACGATACTGGGCTGGGGCTTTGACTTTGGTACTGCCAGCAAGCGATCGCGTCCCTAAAGCCATGAACCCTACCGATCCGACGACTATAGGCGTGCGCGTCCCTCAAAGCGCGATCGCGCGAGAGATTCTAGCTCAAACTGGACCTCTAGCTACCACCAGCGCTAATTTATCGGGACAACCGCCATTAGAGACTATGACAGAGATTGCAGCTCAGTTTCCCGATGTTTTATCCCTACAAATCTCAGATGTTTCTGGAATCGGCGTTCCTTCTACTGTAGCTAAGTGGATGGGTAGTGGTTGGGTAATTTTGCGCCAAGGAGCGGTAGTTTTAGAGATATAA
- a CDS encoding DUF3086 domain-containing protein, translating into MTSDESQTPKPDNQPWEDSEEQDKPLNFSTDEPNGKLEEINLLDESQSESNTDKDTDTDLDLENFNFFASPSEEAEDEFLQELVTPNSARETPAETPLIPLAKPSNLSQLQQQEQALRQEIASLQATYKQLSAQLAQTQSAMSKVVQEGLAQMEQRKQALQISIEQLERRQERIRSEMRTSFAGVSQDLAIRVQGFKDYLTGSLQDLATAVEQLELAPKTRPEPQPAVRQPKPQEPEQPAAPQFTEQRFQATTKQIRRLLDQYRNQPDYYGPPWQLRRTFEPVQAERVSNWFFKQGGRGALRTTGSRLQNILISSAIISILYTLYDTRLRILVLANTPERLGDWRRGLQDCLGISRTDFGPDRGVTLFEDAEAAAVRAERAIEANQMPLIIIDDSEEKISLSLLQFPLLLAFAPDPQTLRERDFDY; encoded by the coding sequence ATGACTTCAGATGAATCCCAAACACCAAAACCAGATAATCAACCTTGGGAAGATTCAGAGGAACAAGACAAACCTCTAAACTTCTCGACGGATGAACCAAATGGAAAATTAGAAGAAATAAATTTACTTGATGAATCTCAATCTGAATCTAATACAGATAAAGATACAGATACGGACTTAGATTTAGAAAACTTTAACTTTTTTGCCTCGCCATCCGAAGAAGCAGAAGATGAGTTTTTGCAAGAGTTAGTAACGCCAAATTCTGCACGAGAAACTCCAGCGGAAACGCCGCTAATTCCACTGGCAAAACCATCCAACTTGTCTCAACTGCAACAGCAGGAACAAGCCTTAAGACAAGAAATTGCCAGTCTCCAAGCAACATACAAACAGCTATCTGCTCAGTTAGCGCAAACTCAATCTGCTATGAGTAAAGTGGTACAAGAAGGTCTTGCTCAAATGGAGCAACGCAAGCAAGCATTACAAATTTCAATCGAGCAGTTAGAACGGCGGCAAGAACGCATTCGGTCGGAGATGCGGACAAGTTTTGCTGGAGTTTCCCAAGATTTAGCAATTCGAGTGCAGGGTTTTAAAGACTATCTCACAGGCAGCTTGCAAGATTTGGCAACAGCAGTAGAGCAATTAGAGCTAGCACCAAAAACTAGACCAGAGCCGCAACCAGCAGTCAGACAACCCAAACCTCAAGAGCCGGAGCAACCCGCCGCGCCTCAATTTACCGAACAGAGATTTCAAGCTACCACAAAACAAATTCGCCGCCTGCTCGACCAATACCGCAACCAACCAGATTATTACGGTCCCCCTTGGCAACTGCGCCGCACCTTTGAACCAGTGCAGGCGGAACGAGTATCCAATTGGTTTTTCAAGCAAGGAGGACGAGGTGCTTTACGAACTACAGGTAGTCGCCTGCAAAATATTTTAATTAGCTCGGCGATTATTTCAATTCTATACACCTTGTACGATACTCGCCTCCGCATCTTGGTGTTAGCTAATACTCCCGAACGGCTGGGAGATTGGCGGCGGGGCTTGCAAGATTGTCTTGGCATTTCTCGCACGGATTTTGGACCCGATCGCGGTGTAACCTTGTTTGAAGATGCAGAAGCAGCTGCCGTCAGAGCCGAAAGAGCGATCGAAGCCAATCAAATGCCACTGATTATCATTGATGACTCTGAGGAAAAAATTAGCCTCTCTCTGCTACAATTCCCTCTATTACTAGCCTTTGCCCCCGATCCCCAAACTCTTAGAGAAAGAGATTTTGATTATTAA
- a CDS encoding alpha-ketoacid dehydrogenase subunit beta produces MAETLFFNALKEAIDEEMARDSTVFVLGEDVGHYGGSYKVTKDLYKKYGELRVLDTPIAENSFTGMAVGAAMTGLRPIVEGMNMGFLLLAFNQISNNAGMLRYTSGGNFKIPMVIRGPGGVGRQLGAEHSQRLEAYFQAVPGLKIVACSTPYNAKGLLKSAIRNDNPVLFFEHVLLYNLKENLPEHEYLVPLDKAEIVRRGEDVTILTYSRMRHHVMQAVKPLEKEGYDPEVIDLISLKPLDIETIATSVRKTHRVIIVEECMKTGGIAAELTALINDRLFDELDAPVLRLSSQDIPTPYNGSLERLTIVQPEQIVEAVKKMVAVQV; encoded by the coding sequence ATGGCAGAAACGTTATTCTTTAATGCCCTGAAAGAAGCCATCGACGAGGAAATGGCGCGGGATTCTACTGTATTCGTTTTGGGTGAAGATGTCGGTCACTACGGCGGCTCGTATAAAGTTACAAAAGATTTGTATAAGAAATATGGCGAGTTAAGGGTACTAGACACCCCCATTGCCGAAAATAGCTTCACGGGTATGGCAGTAGGAGCAGCGATGACCGGCTTGCGACCGATCGTCGAAGGGATGAATATGGGGTTTTTGCTGCTGGCTTTTAACCAAATTTCCAACAATGCCGGAATGCTGCGCTATACCTCTGGCGGTAACTTTAAAATTCCGATGGTGATTCGCGGACCTGGGGGAGTAGGCAGACAATTGGGTGCAGAACACTCGCAGCGCTTAGAAGCATATTTTCAAGCCGTGCCTGGATTGAAGATAGTCGCTTGTTCTACTCCCTATAACGCTAAAGGATTGCTGAAATCAGCAATTCGCAACGACAATCCAGTGTTGTTCTTTGAACACGTACTGCTTTACAACCTCAAGGAAAACCTACCAGAACACGAATACCTAGTCCCGTTAGACAAAGCAGAAATCGTGCGACGTGGCGAAGACGTGACAATTTTGACCTACTCGCGAATGCGCCACCACGTCATGCAAGCAGTCAAACCGCTAGAGAAAGAGGGATACGATCCAGAAGTTATCGATCTCATTTCTCTAAAACCCCTAGATATAGAAACCATTGCTACTTCCGTCCGCAAAACACATCGCGTCATTATCGTGGAAGAGTGCATGAAAACTGGGGGTATAGCCGCAGAATTGACCGCATTAATTAACGATCGCCTCTTCGACGAATTAGATGCGCCTGTCTTGCGTCTATCTTCTCAAGACATTCCCACTCCCTACAACGGCAGTCTCGAAAGACTCACCATCGTACAACCGGAGCAAATTGTCGAAGCCGTGAAAAAGATGGTAGCCGTTCAGGTGTAA
- the secF gene encoding protein translocase subunit SecF, producing the protein MKLNINKQRSLWWGVSLIVILAGLVAMGISWQKYGAPLRPSLDFVGGTRLQLQRDCSKPENCAKPIDINAVRQVMSERGLGNSSIQLLSDERGQQQGILIRTKTLNVDERTQLQQTLTQEIGAFDPKATQIDTVGPTIGQQLLSSGLIALLVSFAGIVVYLSLRFQLDYAIFAIVALFHDVLITTGIFGILGLVQGTEVDSLFIVALLTITGFSVNDTVVIYDRIRETLKISPDLPIDQVVDNAVNQTLGRSINTTLTVLLTLLTLFIFGGETLKNFALALMIGFAAGAYSSIFIASTLLSLWRERTGQSQNSNQLSATSDQ; encoded by the coding sequence ATGAAACTCAATATCAACAAACAGCGATCGCTTTGGTGGGGAGTTTCCCTAATCGTGATTCTGGCTGGTTTAGTGGCGATGGGGATTTCTTGGCAGAAATATGGTGCGCCACTGCGTCCGAGCCTCGATTTTGTGGGTGGAACGCGATTGCAACTCCAGCGCGACTGCTCTAAACCAGAAAACTGCGCCAAACCAATTGATATCAATGCCGTCCGTCAAGTCATGTCCGAGCGCGGATTAGGCAATAGTAGCATTCAACTGCTCAGTGACGAACGCGGACAACAACAAGGGATTTTGATTCGGACAAAGACTCTCAATGTTGACGAGAGGACGCAGTTACAGCAAACACTGACTCAAGAAATTGGCGCGTTCGATCCCAAAGCAACCCAAATCGACACAGTAGGTCCAACCATCGGACAACAGTTGTTATCTTCGGGTTTAATTGCTCTCCTCGTCTCCTTTGCCGGAATTGTCGTTTATTTAAGTCTACGTTTCCAGTTAGACTACGCCATATTTGCGATCGTGGCTCTGTTCCACGATGTTTTGATTACCACCGGGATTTTCGGGATTCTTGGCTTAGTCCAAGGCACTGAAGTTGATAGTTTATTTATCGTTGCGTTGCTAACAATTACGGGTTTTTCTGTCAATGACACGGTGGTAATTTACGATCGCATTCGCGAAACTCTGAAAATTAGCCCCGATTTACCAATAGACCAAGTGGTAGACAATGCGGTAAATCAAACCTTGGGGCGATCGATCAACACCACCTTAACCGTCTTGCTGACTTTGCTCACCTTATTCATCTTTGGTGGCGAAACGCTGAAAAACTTTGCCTTAGCACTCATGATCGGTTTCGCTGCTGGGGCATACTCTAGTATTTTTATCGCCAGTACCCTACTTTCCTTGTGGCGAGAACGTACAGGTCAATCTCAAAACAGCAACCAGTTATCAGCAACCAGTGACCAGTGA
- a CDS encoding sensor histidine kinase, whose amino-acid sequence MSWNEWVYLFLGLLLGLSLGISGSWFLGKSKRSLVNANIANAPTTEQKPSTADRNEILALQSQLQQSQIAYQLARKMCQFKAGFLTRTAHELRSPLNSLIGLHQLILSDLCDDPAEERTFIAQAHQSALKLMNLMDRAIDVSRLEHGRSQLEIQPINLAALLTDVYNSTYLIAANRNLRLQLSLPEIETYVLADPRWLRQVAIDLLDICLTQMPEGKILVSTHPYLATNEMAIWLDAELPHQIWSDSIDLSQSDRLSPLAIEDFAFSPGMILLLAQTLLDLMQCRLEILSIPNSTSIDEEHESYTRLQLTIPLVILEPETVSEATEN is encoded by the coding sequence ATGAGCTGGAATGAATGGGTGTATTTATTCTTGGGGCTGTTGTTAGGACTGAGCTTAGGTATAAGTGGAAGCTGGTTTCTAGGCAAGTCTAAGCGATCGCTTGTGAATGCTAATATTGCTAACGCTCCCACAACTGAGCAGAAACCTTCCACAGCGGATAGAAATGAGATTCTGGCTCTACAAAGTCAGCTACAGCAAAGCCAGATTGCCTATCAGCTAGCACGGAAGATGTGCCAGTTTAAAGCAGGATTTTTGACCAGAACTGCCCATGAATTGCGATCGCCGCTCAATAGTTTAATCGGTCTACACCAATTGATTTTATCCGATCTATGCGATGACCCTGCGGAAGAGAGGACATTTATTGCCCAAGCTCATCAGTCAGCTTTGAAGCTTATGAATTTAATGGATCGGGCGATCGACGTTTCTCGACTAGAACATGGCAGGTCTCAGCTAGAAATTCAGCCAATTAATTTAGCCGCGCTATTGACAGACGTTTATAATTCTACTTATCTGATTGCTGCTAATCGCAATTTGCGGTTACAACTCTCCCTACCTGAAATCGAAACTTATGTCTTAGCCGACCCGCGCTGGTTGCGGCAAGTCGCGATCGATCTACTTGACATTTGTTTGACTCAAATGCCAGAAGGAAAAATTCTCGTTTCTACCCATCCCTATCTTGCTACTAACGAGATGGCAATTTGGCTAGATGCCGAACTCCCACATCAGATTTGGTCGGACTCAATCGATTTATCTCAGAGCGATCGTTTATCACCATTAGCGATCGAAGATTTTGCATTTTCACCAGGAATGATTTTGCTTTTAGCGCAGACTCTTCTAGACTTAATGCAATGTCGGCTAGAAATCTTATCAATACCAAACTCAACATCAATAGACGAAGAGCATGAATCTTACACGCGACTGCAATTAACGATCCCTTTGGTAATTCTCGAACCTGAAACCGTCTCGGAAGCAACAGAAAACTAG
- the secD gene encoding protein translocase subunit SecD, whose amino-acid sequence MQKQRSLLALIVVLIIAAIVVIVKFPVPLGLDLQGGSQLTIQVKPNEEIKRITERELEAVQTVVENRVNGLGVSEPVIQTVGQDQILVQLPGVNDPEQAERVLGGTAQLDFRRENAESRAFVNNRQQQIQGLLAEQQKLQSAKERDEKAIAANNAQIEAKIKEITELEAKLFERTGLTGKNLKYAQATPTQGSNWSVALEFDAKGGELFAQLTKELAGTGRRLGIFLDDKPISTPVVGQEFEKTGIAGGRAEITGTFDFESANELALQLRGGALPVPVEIVENRTVGATLGRDSIQRSIYAGVGGLSLVLIFMVVYYRLPGLIADLALVIYALLTWATFALLGVTLTLPGIAGFILSIGMAVDANVLIFERTREELRAGKSLYRSVESGFYRAFSSILDSNVTTWIACAALFWLGSGLVKGFALTLALGVAMSMFTAITCSRTFLMLAIAIPSLRKPELYCPSLPASNKAQGAT is encoded by the coding sequence ATGCAAAAACAGCGATCGCTATTAGCTTTAATTGTCGTTCTCATCATCGCCGCAATTGTCGTAATTGTGAAATTTCCCGTGCCTTTGGGGTTAGACCTCCAGGGGGGTTCGCAACTGACAATTCAGGTCAAGCCTAACGAGGAAATCAAACGCATCACCGAACGCGAGTTAGAAGCAGTGCAAACTGTGGTGGAAAACCGCGTCAACGGACTAGGGGTATCGGAACCCGTGATTCAAACGGTAGGACAAGACCAAATTCTCGTCCAACTCCCAGGAGTCAACGATCCAGAACAGGCAGAAAGGGTACTGGGTGGTACAGCTCAACTGGATTTTCGCCGCGAGAATGCAGAAAGTAGAGCTTTTGTCAATAATAGGCAGCAACAAATTCAGGGATTGCTGGCAGAACAACAAAAGTTACAAAGTGCGAAGGAACGAGACGAAAAGGCGATCGCGGCAAATAATGCCCAAATAGAAGCCAAAATCAAAGAGATTACCGAGCTAGAAGCAAAGCTATTCGAGCGCACGGGGTTGACAGGGAAAAATCTCAAGTACGCTCAGGCGACACCTACACAAGGCAGCAACTGGAGTGTAGCTTTAGAATTTGATGCCAAAGGCGGCGAATTATTTGCTCAACTGACAAAAGAATTGGCAGGCACGGGCAGACGTTTGGGAATTTTTCTCGACGATAAGCCAATTAGTACGCCCGTAGTTGGTCAAGAATTTGAAAAAACAGGGATAGCAGGCGGACGAGCAGAAATTACGGGAACCTTTGATTTCGAGTCTGCGAACGAATTAGCACTGCAATTGCGGGGTGGTGCTTTACCCGTACCCGTGGAAATCGTTGAAAATCGAACTGTGGGTGCAACTTTGGGACGCGATAGCATTCAACGCAGTATTTATGCTGGGGTTGGAGGGCTGTCTTTAGTCTTGATCTTTATGGTGGTTTACTACCGTCTGCCTGGACTCATAGCCGATCTAGCGTTGGTAATTTATGCTTTGCTGACATGGGCAACTTTTGCTTTGTTGGGTGTCACCCTGACGCTGCCAGGTATCGCTGGATTTATCCTCAGTATTGGGATGGCAGTGGATGCCAACGTGCTGATTTTCGAGCGGACGCGGGAAGAATTACGGGCGGGTAAATCGCTCTATCGTTCGGTGGAATCAGGTTTTTACCGTGCCTTTTCTAGCATTTTAGATAGTAACGTTACGACTTGGATTGCTTGTGCGGCGCTGTTTTGGCTCGGTTCTGGATTGGTGAAAGGTTTTGCTCTGACGCTGGCGTTAGGGGTTGCCATGAGTATGTTTACCGCAATTACCTGTAGTCGTACCTTCTTAATGTTGGCGATCGCAATTCCCAGTTTGCGCAAACCAGAGTTATACTGTCCGAGCTTGCCAGCATCGAATAAGGCACAGGGGGCGACATGA
- a CDS encoding response regulator transcription factor, which yields MAVAKILVVDDDPSIRNLIQRFLTKHNYQVEAAEDGKTALVLFEQFNPDLVILDVNLPDTLGYNLCQEMQNRTKVFVLMLTSRADEADKIRGFSQGADDYLTKPFSLGELEVRVGAILKRQRVVTTAEKQRLVFDKLTIDPERREVTINNELIPLTALEFDLLRFLASHPGRVWRRAELIQEVWDYEYVGDQRVVDVHIGQIRKKIEIDAAQPILIQTVRGVGYKFEAPSKAGKSQ from the coding sequence ATGGCTGTTGCCAAAATTCTAGTTGTTGATGACGATCCATCAATTCGTAATTTAATTCAACGCTTTTTAACCAAGCACAACTATCAGGTAGAGGCTGCCGAAGATGGTAAGACTGCCTTGGTTCTATTCGAGCAATTTAACCCCGATCTAGTCATCCTAGATGTAAATCTACCAGATACGCTTGGTTACAATCTCTGCCAAGAGATGCAAAACCGCACTAAAGTTTTTGTTCTCATGCTAACAAGTCGAGCTGATGAGGCAGACAAAATCAGAGGGTTTTCTCAAGGTGCGGATGACTATTTGACCAAACCATTTAGTTTAGGAGAGTTAGAAGTCCGAGTTGGAGCAATTTTGAAACGTCAACGAGTAGTCACGACTGCGGAAAAACAGCGTCTGGTGTTCGATAAACTGACAATCGATCCAGAACGGCGAGAAGTGACAATTAACAATGAATTGATTCCCTTAACTGCGTTGGAATTTGATTTGTTACGCTTTCTTGCTAGCCATCCAGGTCGAGTTTGGCGGCGTGCCGAGCTAATTCAAGAAGTTTGGGACTATGAATATGTAGGAGATCAGCGGGTGGTAGACGTGCATATCGGTCAGATTCGCAAAAAAATTGAAATTGATGCGGCTCAACCGATCCTGATTCAGACAGTACGTGGTGTCGGGTATAAATTTGAAGCTCCTAGTAAAGCTGGGAAAAGTCAATAG
- the plsY gene encoding glycerol-3-phosphate 1-O-acyltransferase PlsY, producing the protein MTIWLTLCVVTLLVAYLIGSTPTGYTLAKLLKGIDIREHGSGSTGATNVLRTLGKGPGAFVLVIDALKGVLAIALVPWPFSFATGQNLLPPTVDPALWLSWMVTLSGLAAILGHSKSIWLGFSGGKSVATSLGVLLAMSWQVALATVGVFGVAIAISRIVSLSSIAGAIAVSLLMLLFHQPLPYVLFGIVGGIYVILRHKSNIQRLLDGTEPQIGQKSSTANQ; encoded by the coding sequence ATGACTATCTGGCTCACTCTGTGCGTAGTAACTTTACTAGTAGCGTATCTAATTGGCTCTACGCCCACTGGTTACACGCTAGCAAAACTTTTAAAAGGAATTGATATTCGCGAACACGGTTCTGGTTCAACTGGAGCAACAAATGTTTTGAGAACCTTAGGCAAGGGACCAGGAGCATTTGTATTAGTTATTGATGCTCTCAAAGGAGTTTTAGCGATCGCCCTCGTACCTTGGCCGTTTAGCTTTGCTACTGGACAAAATCTTCTACCTCCTACTGTTGACCCTGCACTATGGCTGTCTTGGATGGTAACGTTATCGGGGTTAGCAGCCATTTTGGGACATAGCAAGTCGATTTGGTTAGGGTTTAGTGGGGGTAAATCTGTCGCTACGAGTTTGGGCGTATTATTGGCGATGAGTTGGCAGGTTGCTTTAGCAACTGTCGGGGTATTTGGTGTTGCGATCGCCATCTCGCGGATCGTTTCGCTCAGTTCGATCGCAGGCGCGATCGCAGTTTCGCTGTTGATGCTGCTGTTTCATCAACCTTTACCTTATGTACTGTTTGGGATAGTAGGTGGTATCTACGTCATTCTGCGTCACAAGAGCAATATTCAACGCTTACTAGATGGTACGGAACCTCAAATAGGACAAAAATCATCTACCGCGAATCAGTGA
- a CDS encoding DUF3119 family protein, with protein sequence MTTSPSVTSTVQLAPSYKLPLFIVLGAIPLILISAWIGGIIALFGLFLMFQATTLRLQFTETALDIYRGETIIRHFPYQEWQHWEIFWHQVPILFYFREVKSIHFLPILFDPKMLQTCLEQRCPRLGARG encoded by the coding sequence GTGACGACTTCCCCATCTGTGACATCAACCGTTCAGCTTGCTCCCAGCTATAAGCTGCCTTTATTCATAGTCTTAGGGGCAATTCCTTTAATACTCATTTCAGCTTGGATAGGTGGCATAATTGCCTTATTTGGTTTGTTTCTGATGTTTCAAGCTACAACCCTACGGCTACAATTCACTGAAACTGCCTTAGATATCTACAGAGGAGAAACTATCATCCGGCACTTTCCCTATCAAGAATGGCAACATTGGGAAATTTTTTGGCATCAAGTCCCAATCCTGTTCTACTTTCGAGAAGTGAAAAGCATTCACTTTTTGCCCATTCTCTTCGACCCCAAAATGCTACAAACTTGTCTAGAGCAACGCTGTCCAAGACTAGGAGCTAGAGGCTAG